One genomic segment of Brachyhypopomus gauderio isolate BG-103 chromosome 19, BGAUD_0.2, whole genome shotgun sequence includes these proteins:
- the crema gene encoding cAMP-responsive element modulator isoform X1, producing the protein MEMVAAMQQRQEGSMTETETQVKGRVEERTGTDALTSSEGPTLQEQSAVQVTQPSVIQAPQIQTTQSVATEAERVVVSDTQKRRELLSRRPSYRKILNELSSDTPAVPKIEEEDNLEDEALSSSSVSTVTVPSSIYQTTSGQYIAISQGGAVQMGPSGAEGLRGALTLPSATAPQPGATMLQFAPQTGDPAQQLLVSAGHVLVQAATGDMPAYQIRSPSSGLPQGVVMAASPGAIHSPQQQAEEATRKREVRLMKNREAARECRRKKKEYVKCLENRVAVLENQNKTLIEELKALKDIYCHKPE; encoded by the exons ATGGAGATGGTAGCAGCAATGCAGCAGCGGCAAGAAGGCAGTATGACTGAGACTgagacacag GTGAAGGGGAGGGTAGAGGAGAGAACAGGCACAGATGCACTAACGTCTTCTGAGGGCCCAACACTACAGGAGCAGAGCGCCGTCCAGGTCACACAGCCCTCTGTCATCCAGGCACCTCAGATACAgaccacacag agtgttGCAACTGAGGCAGAGAGGGTAGTTGTTTCAGACACTCAGAAGAGGAGAGAACTTCTCTCTAGACGACCTTCATACAG aAAGATCCTGAATGAGCTTTCATCCGACACTCCTGCTGTGCCAAAGATTGAGGAAGAAGACAATCTTGAAGATGAGGCACTTTCTTCTTCCAGTGTTTCCACGGTGACTGTCCCATCATCCATCTACCAGACCACCTCAGGGCaataca TTGCTATATCTCAGGGTGGAGCCGTGCAGATGGGCCCTTCTGGAGCAGAGGGCCTGCGGGGGGCTCTGACTCTGCCCAGTGCCACTGCACCCCAGCCGGGCGCTACCATGCTGCAGTTCGCCCCTCAGACTGGAGACCCTGCCCAGCAGCTGCTGGTATCAGCTGGACATGTGCTTGTTCAAG CTGCCACGGGAGACATGCCTGCGTATCAGATCCGCTCCCCGTCGTCAGGGCTACCACAGGGGGTTGTCATGGCAGCATCGCCGGGGGCGATTCACAGTCCACAGCAGCAAGCGGAGGAGGCCACACGCAAGAGAGAAGTTCGTCTGATGAAAAACCG ggaAGCAGCCCGTGAGTGTCGGCGTAAGAAGAAGGAGTACGTGAAGTGTTTAGAGAACCGTGTGGCTGTGctggaaaaccaaaacaaaactctAATAGAGGAACTCAAAGCCCTCAAAGACATTTACTGCCACAAAcctgagtaa
- the crema gene encoding uncharacterized protein crema isoform X2: MEMVAAMQQRQEGSMTETETQVKGRVEERTGTDALTSSEGPTLQEQSAVQVTQPSVIQAPQIQTTQSVATEAERVVVSDTQKRRELLSRRPSYRKILNELSSDTPAVPKIEEEDNLEDEALSSSSVSTVTVPSSIYQTTSGQYSICYISGWSRADGPFWSRGPAGGSDSAQCHCTPAGRYHAAVRPSDWRPCPAAAGISWTCACSSCHGRHACVSDPLPVVRATTGGCHGSIAGGDSQSTAASGGGHTQERSSSDEKPGSSP, translated from the exons ATGGAGATGGTAGCAGCAATGCAGCAGCGGCAAGAAGGCAGTATGACTGAGACTgagacacag GTGAAGGGGAGGGTAGAGGAGAGAACAGGCACAGATGCACTAACGTCTTCTGAGGGCCCAACACTACAGGAGCAGAGCGCCGTCCAGGTCACACAGCCCTCTGTCATCCAGGCACCTCAGATACAgaccacacag agtgttGCAACTGAGGCAGAGAGGGTAGTTGTTTCAGACACTCAGAAGAGGAGAGAACTTCTCTCTAGACGACCTTCATACAG aAAGATCCTGAATGAGCTTTCATCCGACACTCCTGCTGTGCCAAAGATTGAGGAAGAAGACAATCTTGAAGATGAGGCACTTTCTTCTTCCAGTGTTTCCACGGTGACTGTCCCATCATCCATCTACCAGACCACCTCAGGGCaatacagtat TTGCTATATCTCAGGGTGGAGCCGTGCAGATGGGCCCTTCTGGAGCAGAGGGCCTGCGGGGGGCTCTGACTCTGCCCAGTGCCACTGCACCCCAGCCGGGCGCTACCATGCTGCAGTTCGCCCCTCAGACTGGAGACCCTGCCCAGCAGCTGCTGGTATCAGCTGGACATGTGCTTGTTCAAG CTGCCACGGGAGACATGCCTGCGTATCAGATCCGCTCCCCGTCGTCAGGGCTACCACAGGGGGTTGTCATGGCAGCATCGCCGGGGGCGATTCACAGTCCACAGCAGCAAGCGGAGGAGGCCACACGCAAGAGAGAAGTTCGTCTGATGAAAAACCG ggaAGCAGCCCGTGA
- the crema gene encoding cAMP-responsive element modulator isoform X3 gives MAVTGDETESAATGDMPAYQIRSPSSGLPQGVVMAASPGAIHSPQQQAEEATRKREVRLMKNREAARECRRKKKEYVKCLENRVAVLENQNKTLIEELKALKDIYCHKPE, from the exons ATGGCAGTGACTGGGGATGAGACAGAATCag CTGCCACGGGAGACATGCCTGCGTATCAGATCCGCTCCCCGTCGTCAGGGCTACCACAGGGGGTTGTCATGGCAGCATCGCCGGGGGCGATTCACAGTCCACAGCAGCAAGCGGAGGAGGCCACACGCAAGAGAGAAGTTCGTCTGATGAAAAACCG ggaAGCAGCCCGTGAGTGTCGGCGTAAGAAGAAGGAGTACGTGAAGTGTTTAGAGAACCGTGTGGCTGTGctggaaaaccaaaacaaaactctAATAGAGGAACTCAAAGCCCTCAAAGACATTTACTGCCACAAAcctgagtaa